The genomic stretch GTTCTCGTCTCGCTAGTGGTGGTCTCTTCACCTCATTCCTATCGATCCATCGATCTCTCCGATTCCTCATTCCGATCTCTGACACTAAGAGAGGAGGAGAAGTAGCTTTTGTTACGCTGGTATCGCCTTTGTCATGCAACCATGGAGCATCATCATCGAGCAGCCAAAGAGCTAGGAGAACATTGAAGCCCTACGCCCAAATTTGGTTTTCATCGTTATTTGGGGTACCCTTGAAGTATCAACTAATGGAGGAAGAGTGATATTAGACAACCCGGccttcctctgtttttctttccttttccacAAACAAATAGAAAGTCACCCAGAAAGATCACCATATATTATACGAAAGAAATTTCGCTGCAACCCGCACGTGGCAGCATGTTATAGGTTCATCTTTAactgaaattttaatatatatttttatttaatttaacaGCGTTAAGAGTCTTGAGTCCACTATCATTATAGGAATTGTACTCTttcatttgagaaaaaaaaataataataagaaaaaattacGACCCCTCACCTTAGTTTGTCCAAATTATGTGTAGGTTTAAGGATTTGAACAAATTACATTTCCCTCTTTTACATTTTCTACGATTCTTACAATTAGATCCAATCTATTAATATCCATCAAATGAAGAATATTAGTTGATGACATCAATTAATATGATGACATTTAATACCTAAAATGCCCTATTTTAATATATGAACTTATCTATATGCcctttcattaaaataaaaaataaaagagcgCTGAAGAGATGGTCTCTTCAACTTGTTTCTCAACCTCTGTTTTTTTCAAGCTTAGAACTCTGGCCAAGTTTGGAGAGCAACGTCGGTGCCcatctttttctcctttccaTTAAGGGGATGGAAGCATCTTCTTGGTTCCTACTAGTAAATGTGCATATAGTCTCTGTGAAATGTGAATCATGGTGTTTCCTTCATCTGTTACGGTCTAAAAGatgatcttctccaactcttcaTTTTTGCGGTCGGGGAAGGGTACGCATATGAGAATAAAGTGAAAACACCATTACGAGTAAATAGCCCCATATAAGAAGTGTGTCAGAGACCCTTCAGTCGGGGTCGGTTGCCTAGTTTCTGTTTGGTGGTTCCTTTCCCGCCCGTCAACGAGGGTTTCAGCCTTCTCTTATCtgtgttcttcatttttctttctgtaatttatattttatcttGGCTCGTTGGGTGGTGGGGGCCAGAGGAAAAGGATACTGTATCTGTGAAAAAGCTGTATGATTATTGTTTATGAGTAGTGATGGggcatcattttcattgatctGTTACTTCCATTTACCTTTACTTTTGTCCTAAAATGATGGAAATTTTCACCATCATCATCGTAATCGTGTTACCAGTTACCTCAtcttcatatctctctctctctctctctctctctctctctctctctctctctctcacacacacacacacacacacacacacatgtatAATGTGTTGCAGTGATGAATGATGATCATATCTGTGAAATATTCCTGAAATGGTGGGATAGGAAGGAAAAGTGGAAAACACGGGCTTTTTATCCCAATTTTAAATGTTCTATCGTTTTACAGTTCAGTAGAACTTTGGAAGAATAACTCACATAGAGATATGCCGGGAGATGCTTTTTTGTCTTGTAGCTGGACCTGCTTGCTAGTTTGGTAGATTTCTGACTTTGAAAGCTGTACGAAACCTTTAAGCAGAACCGATCTCGAAACCTTAGTTCTCCAATAGAACCGCCGTGGAAAATTCTCCGACCTCATCACTAACGTCGTCTCTGTGCCCGCCCTCAAACCATGACGACAATGAATCTATTACTGAACCTGGAGATATCAATCGAAGCTTCGAGCATTTATGAGGGAAATATGACAGCGAATCGGAACATCCAATCCATGGATCTCTTTCCCCGACATGCTGGTTTTGGGTATCATCCCTCCTCCTCCATTCCCGCCGAAGACGGCCCGAGCAATCAATTGGTGAAAACTGAAAACAAGTCGACTTCATCATCCCAGGTGATCAACTTCTACGTTGGGAATGTGCTCGTCTTCGCCGATTTCCCAGCTTTTGGTGAGCAATAGCTCCCAGAAACTCAGCAGCGCCTTTGCATCCACTTTCGGCAATAACCAATTCAACCAAACCAatttttctatcttttctaGTTGGTTTTTCACTAAAGGGCAATTCGgtctttttatgtttaaaattAACTGCATACTCATACCTTGAATGTTAGGGGAGGGAGACGTAATTCGTTCAAATCCTTGGATCCACATGTAATTTTGACAAACTACAAGGGAGGGGACATAATTtttctaaaataataataataatgaaggaAACTTTGGGAAAGTTCTACCCCAGTATGccgttgcttcttcttcttcttcttcttcgacgCAATTatgaaaacaatagaaaatcaacaCGGCTTACCCATTTactttgaggaaaaaaaaaaataataaagcaaACTTTggtaacaagaagaagaagaagaagaagtgtacaggataaggatgtgaatttgtaaccgaaaccgttCACTGAAACTGAACCGATCCTTTTACATCGAAACTgtaaaatcgtttagtaaatggtacgaatatggtttcaattttcaggccgattagctaaatgggtcagGTCAGTTTTAACTGcggaacccattggtttcaaaccaaattgaaactgtttgaatcgaaccgtttaaaactgtttaaaactgtttaaaccgtttaaactgtttaaactgatccgattaatccgtataacaattaaataaagaagggacaGTAATCTGTAcaataattaacaattaaattaagtacCTATCCTgcttggtatgatttattgcaattcagttcaagtttaggctttagatcatgaacttgtaatccatatatgttactatattattatgttatcatagatggggtgttttggctaaaacacatgtcattttaatattttatgctgtagaaggctagatttggatgttgtatgatattagttctaaatgtttgagaacgaccatgcaaagaaatagcactagattatcaaattaagacataccattgTTAATATAGAATTTCTTATtcgtggttgccaattattttttgataagcttatgatcttcaagttataacaaaccgattgtgaaccgttttacaaaatgtatggaataaatcgaaatcgaaaccgtttaaaatcgtgaaatcgacaccatttagaaaccgtagaaaccgaaatcgtttactaaacggtcacggtttcagaaagtggaaccgtttagtaaatggtgcggttatggttttagtcaaataaatgtgaactgatTCGATTcgcaccgtttaaaccgaaatcaaaccgattaacaccctttgTACGGGAGAAGAACTTGATGAAGCCAAGGATTTCAGCACTCAATCTCAATCCTTCGGGTTGAGTACCTAGACCACCTGGCCAAGGATTTCCGTTCTTGTACACCACCTATACAATCCGTGAGCTACTCCTAACTCACTCAATATGCAACAAAATGACTTCTTCTTAAGCCTGTTACTTACGCAAATTAACTTCACTGAATCATCACAagatctttctttcccttttcaaaATGATATCTTTCGTTTTTTTAGCTTGGATCAATTGTTTATTAAGTCCTTATGACTCAATTTTTTATATAGGCAACAAATAGCCGTCTAGAGTCAATCTCGGATTTTCAAAGATATTTGCATTTAAGTTCAAACCAATAATGGAAAGAATTAATTCGTCCTCCATAACCAAGGCTTTCCTAAGTTCCAAGAAGAACTAGCCGTTGGAACTCTAATTCAAACTTAGTGCAAATCGAAGCAGTGTACAAGAGAAGAACTTGTTCCCaaagtttgttttatttatttattttttttcttaaagtaaAAGGATCCAATAGGAAATCTTCCTTGATTGGTGGTGGACTCAAAACTGTTAACATCCtgttaaattgaaaaaaaaaaaaattcaattaaagaTGGACTTATGAGGTGctaccatagttagcaaattcggattcgggaattattcggccgaagaattattcggaataattcgtttggttaatttaagggttcggtcaaaaaagcggtcaaaaaagcggacaaaataaaaatcggattcggattcggattcgagaattattcgagtaccaaaataaaagtcgggcaaaaaattcggatgttatttttttataatttattgtatctattttatttattaagtaattaactgttcaaaaataaaaaatagggagccttgtgcaccagGTATGCCCTTTCTTGGATTGAAATCCAATGGATAGATTTCAAGATATTGAAGAATCCAACTGGAACTAAGAAACCACAAAACAGTAAAATCAATTGGCATATTTTAGCGTTctgaacaataaaaaaatattgatccAAATAATGAATAATCAGCAAACATAAATCAGATTCAGAAAAAGAATGATTcagtttcaaaaatcagaatttgAAAATGGTATAGAGCTAGGAATCTTTATCGATCTGGATTTTGAAATCTAGAACAGATTTGAAACTTAAGAATAGAAAAGCAAATTGATGGGCAATATTCCAGCGACTGTTTGATAAACAACTTAATAATCAGATATTAGATTAAGaacaaatctgaaatttgaGAAATTTAAGCAGAACATCAGATTGCAGAGTTAAAATATTCAGAGTTTCTGATCTGATTTCTATGGAGAAGAATAAAGATAGGAGAGAAGGTATCCACCTGACTGCAGGCTTGGAATCCCACCAGAGCCTTCACCCTGAATCAGTCTGAAATTCACAGAACCAGAGCAGAAAGCTTCTAttcaatcatgaaaatcatgggAAGGTGACAGGGCTAGACTCATTAAAATAGCAACTACACCCAACCCACAAGTAGGACTGTACGGTATAATTTTCAGCAACCGAAGGGAACCGATGGCTAAGGAACCAAGGCAATATGTACACCTAACTTTTGTTATTTTGAACAGAGAAAGGAAAGTGACTGAGACTGAGAACTTCAGGCGTTAGTCACGAACTCACGATTCACACGGCAACACAGCCCGGCTGACTAAGGAGCATGGGGACACACTGTTGGAACGCATCTGCGGTAGTATTGCAGCAGACGAGAAGCGGCATCGAGGTGAACCGTGAATGCGTGGAATCTATAGGACCCGGTGACCTGTTGTGGCCCGTACTCAGGTAACCGTTACGGCGTTACCTCGCGTGCTGTCTGTGGAGCAGCCGAGCAGGTGCGGCGGTCGCCGTCGTCCTTGGCACCGACCACTGCGGCACTGCCTGCAGCCGGTAATGAGTCTAATGAGTAATGACAGTCttccagaaacaaaaacggCTCCTCACGACGTCACGAGTCACCTACCTTCGAACTCACGAAGTCACCGGAGAGGCGGAGACATGGATTGGAATTTGGAAGAGACATCAAGTCGCCGGTCGGAGTCTCGGAGATGGAGAGGATGAGGGTTTGggggaagaaacagagaaacgaAAGTTCAGTTCAGACTTCAGAAACCctcttttttgggttttgtaattcgatttttttttttttaataaagtgtgtttgaaccgaattattcggtttaaAACGGTTCGGTCCGATATAATCGCGATTTTAAATCTAATTAGAAAAAAGCGcgatttttaaagaattttatttaaaattcggattcggtcagaatttttcgtttaattcgaaaaaattctGTTCGcgcgaattattcgcgaataattcggcgAATTTAACAACTCTGGGTGCTACCACGTACGAGTTGCAGCGAAATTTCGTTCATATAACACAAAATTTCTCCTCCAATTCTTTCTAGTCGAGTCTCCCAATCTATCATTATACCTTGAGAAGTAGAAAGAATTATAATCCCCATTCCACCTAAAATGTTGGGCCAAGTTAAAAGGCATGTGAAAACATAACTAGTAGAAAGACTTATAAGAGGACTTGAACTAGTGAGATAAGCTCAAAAATCGGCAATTGAATTGAGAAGGTTTTCTGCAGTTGACCTGGAAAGGTAGGAGATTCAAGAAGCCAGTTTTACAATGAAGAGTAAAACAATacttttattcttcttcaagGGTAGTTTGAAAGTTTAAATTGCCGTACTAAGCGGTGAGTTGCAGTGACTCACTACTAGgtgtgtcaatcggtcgggccggttcggtttcggtcgggcttaatcgggcttgaagactttcaaaggctacaccgtgtccgcccatttaactaatcgggcttagttattgagggcatggtacactttatattcggtcaatcagtctcgggctataatcaggctaccttaatcgggctttagtcgggccttaaccgggctacggacatatttaatgttaaacgggctttaaccggtttttaaacgggccctctttaaaatgtgctcttatattccggcccactcatgcaagcccaaaaaaatgacaataaatcaataaatgataccaaatataaccattatttaaaatgtgaacatgtcttttactttttagtttttattctttaatttcgggggtaaaataggtattctacaatcattaaagggttggGCCAAGTCGATgtacaataggccggtctcggtcgggcattattcggtcggtctcggtcgggcgcccgacggtccaagtagcaaaatcgagaccgaccatttataaacgggccgggctcaagcccgacatgtttaataaacggtccgggccgagCCGATCTATAAACGACCAGTCCCGATCGGTGTAGTCGgatcgggccacgaattgacaccgcTACTCACTACAGACGAATACTAAACGTAATTtgaccatttagtaaatataacttgatgatgtcatcatttaACGAAATTAACGGAATAGACGTGTGTGGTTTATCATGAAACTAAAGGTCAAAATAGAGGACTACTCCAAATTGAGTTTAAAATTAgggataataattttttttattattatttgacaTCTGAGCCGGTGTCAAATGCCGataaaaaaattccttcaaaaaataaacaataataatttACTTCTTATATGAAAAAACAAAGATCTTTTTAAGTCAACAACCGAAGGCACAATGATTGGGAAACAAACACTAGATGACTAGAGTCTAGACTCAACAAACACATGGGCCATGGGAGAGACCGGGAGAGTAAAGAACGGGTGACCAAGAAAGCGTTTTCTGCTGGCTATCATCACGTCCCACTACCTGACCAGTGAGTCAGCGGACCACCCTCTTCTTTTGGGTCGCAATGTAATAAGATCTTTTCATGTGATTTCTGGCATTTACTAATTGGAATCAGTCTAATATTTTAAATTCGAACAGCATCTAATAGTCATTTTTTTGTGACTGAGCTTCAATCAACGGTCGGCATAGATATTTCTCGTAGAAATGAATAGTtaaaaatctgaatttgattTACATCAGCATTAATTTAAGGTATTtatatttgataaaaaaaatatttgaatttgaatttgaataattcaaaatagaatctaTCTGATTCAAATAGATATttgattaatattaaaaattaaataactaatgaTCTTGAGGTTGAATGAAAATTCAACAAActtcagagaatgaggaaaatagCTAAGATTACATAGAGACATCAATTAAGGTGAGGaagggaggaagagaggaagggagaaagGTTTAGGTTACACAAGTCAACAATGTAAATTGATAGTCAAAATAACGGATTTAATTCACATCTGTATCTATTTAGGGGTATTTATATGTAATCAGGGATTCAGGGATATCTTGATCCGATCACATTTGATCTTTATCCAATTTGTTTACATCTCTTCATGAGACTATCATGGTGGATAATTATGGTCGTAGATTCTTTATAACATGGGCTATGGAGAAAGTGTCCTTTTTTACCCCTCTTTAAATTTTATTGTATGAGGTAAATTTTCCTCTTCTAGttgttatatatttttaattaacaATAAATCACGTTtgatctttctttatttatatatatattattaaatggGAAAGAGAAAGTTGTCTGATTGTGTAGCCCTTACACCCGCACATGGAAACACGTGAAATTACTGTTAGAGGCAGCAAACAGTGAGATCCAGTGAGCATTGAACAGTTGAGAGCATCTGAACACACACCCCAAAAGGTTCCTAACAACCCAATGCTCACTGCACTGACACAACgacaacagacgatttttacCTTTAGTGCCATGACAATCTTTTTACTTCTTCCAGATTCACTATCTATAGATTTCAAGTTTCAGCCGATTCCAACCTACGCGGCTTCCAGCCGATTTCAATCCAGCTAGAATCGGAATGGGATCACAACCGATCCGTCTCTGATCCGTACATCGAACCTTTCATCCACACATCTCCTCCGCCTTCCTCTTTTGGAGTTTTGCGTTTTTCCACTTTTCGTCTTTTCCCAATGCAGAAACCAGTGCCACAAAACTTTGATCTAAATCCAACAATGCAAGATCCCAATCTCGAATCTCCATTACTAAAATTAAAAGCTGACGTGTCAATTTGTTGGGCTTCGTTTCTTCCACCTGCTGGCCTCTCTACTCTGCAACTCTGCTTCGTTGTTCACTCaccaacccctctctctctctagctcggTCTGAGCGAACGAGAGAGGCGGAGAAGAACAAGTACAAGGCGATGGCGATCACCGCCACTGTCAATCCGTCGACACGATCTATTGCTTTTCCCGAGCTCAACTACCACTTCTTTTCATCTCCTAGTCCTTCCTCTCTCAGCCGCTTCGCCACCTTCAAGCCTTCCAATTCCGTCTCTCCTCTGACATGGCAGGCAAAGCGAAGACGGAAGTCGATGATTGTGCTTTCCTCCGGTGGAGACGCTAGTAGTGGTGGAAATGGCGGGAACTACAGTGGTGGCGGAGgcggaggtggaggtggtgaaGGGGATGATGCTGGGGATAAGAACAAGGCGGAGGCTTTCCTTGCGCTTGCGGAGGTAGGCAGGTCTTTGGATAGTATCCCTTCGGATCTGGCTTCGGCAATTGAGGCTGGGAGGATTCCTGGATCAATTGTCTACCGCTATTTTGAATTGGAGAAGTCGCCTCTTTTCCGGTGGTTGCTTCAATTCGGAGGGTTCAAGGAACGGCTCCTGGCTGATGATCTGTTCTTGACTAAAGTTTCTATCGAGTGCGGCGTTGGGATCTTCACTAAGGTATGATTGCTGTTAcgatggatcattgattcattGGTTCTGAATTCTGATTCTTTCTTGATGAATTTTCAGAAGATCTCAGTGTTCAGTTAAATGCCATTTGGATGTTTGTTAAATGGCTTGAGTTGTTTAAAATGATTAGATGGATTATTTAAAGGAGTTTGCGGTTTTGAATCCGGATCCTCTCCCCGTTCGCGGAGACTAAACTATTCATGTTCATTGTATTGCTTCCATGTGTCCTATCAGCTCGCCATTTTTTTCAGATGGAattagtcttcttcttcttcttctcaattgTCCTAAAAGGAGATTTGATATTACTTGAAagtaacaacaactgcctagcgcagttggtgaggtGTGGTATacaaaaaacccatgctcaccagaAGTCTTATGACCCCCCACCCTTTTATCACAAATAACTTGGTTGTTCTGTGACAAGGGATTTGGCGATTTTAATCATTTATTAGCATTACCTTTCCTAGGAATATACTTTGTCTTTTGTTATGATCATAATTGGGTTGCCAACCATGCTTTCTGTTATTGagccccttcttttctccttcctaaATTTGGTGGAATGTATTATTTGTTAACTGTGTATCCAATCTTAATCTGTTGCCTCTACTTCTGGCAGACTGCTGCAGAGTGGGAACGacggagagagaattttttcaaGGAGTTGGATTTTGTTTTGGCTGATGTGGTAaggccaccccccccccccaccaaaaggGAAtgcacaaaagaaaatattgaacTACTCTGTGTTTGGCTGTTGATATAAAGTAAGCTTGGACTGAAAATGGTTAAAACACTCAATCAGCACTTGATCAGTGGTTGGTCAGATGCTTCTCACTGTAACTAGTCCATGAAAGACTGTTAATTTAAAAAGATTTCAACAATGTCATTGACTTCACTATCAAGTGCTTTGCTTTGGATGTTAAATATACTATATCTAAGTGTTGCCCTGTAATTTAAAAAGGTACTAATTTGAGCTTGAGCTCAGAGAAATCTCTACAGCGTTGTATACCCATTCTTATATGTaatgtttttgaaaaaattagtGTATAGATGGAACCTTGGAGTTTGATAGGGAAATTACTTGTTCTTGTTAAATTTGCTTGGATTTATCAATTTAAAACTGATTTCTTTTACATCAGTATTCCAGGTCTATGATTTGTATTCTCCTATAATATGATGCATTCATTGAGAAATAATTTAACAAGTGTCTCATGTTGAAGCTTGAAAGTATATCATATGATTTGATCTGTGATATAGTAAAGGCGGTTCTACTGCAGTGGCCCATGTTGCCTGTGGAGAACCATAGTGCTTTGGGAGATTGTAAAGCCTTCAACTAAGCAAATCACTGAGTGAGATTTAAGGAGTATCAATGGAAAATGGAAGAGTGATGTTTGTTAAGGTCAGTTAcatcggagatgaagaagaatagGCCACCAATAATCTCCCATTTGCACTCTAATTAGAATATCCTTGCATCTCGCATAGCAATTGAGAGCCTACGCAGGGGCTGAACAGAACCTGACATCTGTTTCCTCGGGAAAACATTCTTATTCCATATCTCCTAAAATTTGGCTCACAGTAACGGTTTTGATGGGGAACCAATCTAGACAACATTATAACCTTAAGAATATGTCATATGACATATTGGAAGGATGATTTTTAAGAAAATCGAAGTGTCAAATGCACGCTTTGATGTGATCTATCCCCATTGGGCAACTACCCTCAATTATCATGCTGAactcttttcttttgataagaACTTACCTAAGGGATCTATCACCAATATGAATAGAACTttgaagcatagttgtcacttGTTACGGTGCCTAGGTGAACCAAGATGGTTGTGGGGGGAAAAATTAAAGTGACACCAGCAAGGCgccaaggcatcgcctaggcgacCAAGCCGCGCCCAATCCAGACAAAACTTCCTGGACGCCTAGACGATGCCTTGACAAGTATGCTTTGAAGAATATTGCCTTTAGAAACCTTCTAGAACTGGGGATGCAGTCTTAGGGATTACCATTTGCAAATAACAGAAAACAAGCAACACAtgtcatatttcttttccatCTTCAAGATCTACTAGCTTATGAACCTTCTCCATGTCAATCTTCCATCTTAGTCATCCTCCTTACCCATTTCATAAGATTCAATGCACAGTTGAAACAGCTCTAGTTTTATCTCACCTTAGTATTTTCTACCGTAACCACACATTGCAACTATCCATCTCCTTGTATCATATTATCCACTCCATGCTCTTACTTGCTGAAGCCTCACTTCCCGAATGGATTGATGAATCCTATTATCCTGGATTAATTGTAATGTCtactcatttttttcccttctgacTTGCGAATATTGCCTCCTATGTTAAAGAACTGGCTGTTACTCCTCTGGGTTGCTTTTAAGAGATACTCCTGCCAATTGTTGGCCCTTGGCAGTGGTATTGATGCAGTATATTGCTCACAAGGGATGCCTTACCATGATTGAAAAAATTTATCAGGATTCATTTGAATGAATTTGTCAAAAAGATTAGACCTGTGCTATACACATTCTCGATTGCTCATGATCTAGAACTGGTTAATGTCCTGCTGCAGTGTGTAGCTGCAAGCTGTCCTTGGGTGAATATGTTTGATTTTGTAACTAGGAGaagtctctttcttttctcactgCCTTATTACTAGCCAATTTGAAGTCTTTGTCAATTTGAGGGCTCTCCGGGATAGTTTGATAGTGTGAGGGCTCTCCGGGAAAGTTCGAGGGCTGTTAGATTGTCCCCTATCTAAAGCGATAAGACATCCATTTAAAGTTTCTTCCACTGGATATGTAATGTTAGATTGTTCTCTTAAATCATCTTGCCAGGTTGCAAAACAATTACTTGAATttatctttctccttttcttttcattagttGGGAACCATGTAATGTTCTCATCTtatagactttttattttttattttattttattttttttaattttatgaaCTCTTAGATTATATATCTTGCTAACACATTCCAATTCTTAGCTCATGGCCATCATTGCAGATTTTATGCTTGTTTGGCTTCCTGCTCCTACTGTCTCTCTTCGGCCACCACTTGCAGTCGGTGCTGGATCTATCACTAAGTTCTTCAGTGGCAGCCCTGATAATGCCTTTCAGGTAGTTTCATAGGTTATTGAATTTGAAATAGTGTTTGAtctaatattttataaaaaaaaaactgtttctatAAAATACCGATTTTCCTTTTGAATTTTTGTTTGCAGGTAGCATTGGCTGGATCATCCTATTCACTTTTACAAAGAATCGGTGCTATAGTGGTAAAGTGAAATATTTATCGAATCACTTTGCATCTTAAATGTTTGATTAAAATAATTTTGCGATAAATTTAGTTAATGCATGTATCTCATGGAGTGGATTTGTTATTCAGCGTAATGGGGCCAAGCTTTTCGCAGTTGGGACCGGTGCATCTTTGGTAGgtcaatctttctttctttcagagGCTTGTGGTTTATGTTAAGCCTTTTATGTAGTTGTATGTGGtctatttttagaaattgcTATGCAGATAGGCATGCTTTTATGATTGGGAACCTTTGATCCacatttttttggtgggggaggGTGGTTGCTGAATGTCATCAATTATAATTACAT from Macadamia integrifolia cultivar HAES 741 chromosome 14, SCU_Mint_v3, whole genome shotgun sequence encodes the following:
- the LOC122062060 gene encoding protein RETICULATA-RELATED 4, chloroplastic-like, producing MAITATVNPSTRSIAFPELNYHFFSSPSPSSLSRFATFKPSNSVSPLTWQAKRRRKSMIVLSSGGDASSGGNGGNYSGGGGGGGGGEGDDAGDKNKAEAFLALAEVGRSLDSIPSDLASAIEAGRIPGSIVYRYFELEKSPLFRWLLQFGGFKERLLADDLFLTKVSIECGVGIFTKTAAEWERRRENFFKELDFVLADVLMAIIADFMLVWLPAPTVSLRPPLAVGAGSITKFFSGSPDNAFQVALAGSSYSLLQRIGAIVRNGAKLFAVGTGASLVGTGITNALMSARKAVDKEFSGEAEDVPVLSTSVAYGVYMAVSSNLRYQILAGVIEQRILEPMLHNQKVVLSALCFAVRTGNTFLGSLMWVDYARWVGIQKIRE